A genomic region of Mycolicibacterium poriferae contains the following coding sequences:
- a CDS encoding integrase catalytic domain-containing protein — translation MRRPTPGVIEADTVAHCGPTLIGEFARTLTMTDLAIGWTENCSIRNNASKAITAGIAELQQRFPFDLVIFDSDCGSEFINHDVAGWLQARDIAQTRSRPYQKNDQAHVESKNNHVVRKHAFYWRYDTPDELELLNRLWKLVSLRLNFFTPTKKPVGYTTTEDGRRKRIYDKPATPWQRLQTSGILDAHQLSNVAARIEGINPADLTRQINTIQMQLLDLAQAKTEALAAARHLDLEALQPSINRLATAK, via the coding sequence ATGAGGCGCCCGACGCCCGGGGTGATCGAGGCCGACACCGTGGCGCACTGCGGCCCGACGCTGATCGGCGAGTTCGCCCGCACGCTCACGATGACCGACCTCGCGATTGGCTGGACCGAGAACTGCTCGATCCGCAACAACGCCTCGAAGGCGATCACGGCGGGCATCGCCGAGTTGCAGCAGCGGTTCCCCTTCGACCTGGTGATCTTCGACTCAGACTGCGGGTCTGAGTTCATCAATCACGATGTCGCGGGCTGGCTGCAGGCCCGCGACATCGCCCAGACTCGCTCGCGGCCGTACCAGAAGAACGACCAAGCCCATGTGGAGTCGAAGAACAACCATGTGGTGCGCAAACACGCGTTCTACTGGCGCTATGACACCCCCGACGAGCTGGAGCTACTCAACCGACTGTGGAAGCTGGTATCGCTGCGCCTGAACTTCTTCACCCCGACCAAAAAACCCGTTGGCTACACCACCACCGAAGACGGTCGCCGCAAGCGCATCTACGACAAGCCAGCCACCCCGTGGCAGCGCCTGCAAACATCGGGAATCCTTGATGCACACCAACTCTCGAACGTTGCCGCCCGAATCGAGGGCATCAACCCGGCCGATTTGACCCGGCAGATCAACACCATCCAGATGCAACTCCTGGATCTGGCCCAGGCCAAGACCGAGGCCCTCGCCGCCGCCCGCCACCTCGACCTGGAAGCATTGCAACCGTCAATCAACCGATTGGCCACGGCGAAGTAA
- the thrB gene encoding homoserine kinase, with translation MNHKLPPGLTATAVVAASSANLGPGFDSMGVALSLYDEIIVETTESGLVVEVEGQGAGQVPLDGSHLVVRAIERGLVATGTVAGGLRVRCRNDIPHSRGLGSSAAAVVGGLAAANGLAAQADYPMMTEDEMVQISSEFEGHPDNAAAAVLGGAVVSWTEVCGSSRRYAAAPISLHPDINLFAAVPQVRSSTAETRAVLPDQVSHTDARFNLSRSALLVVALTQRPDLLMAATEDVLHQPQRASAMPASAEYLTVLRRCGVAAVLSGAGPAVLAMSTDAELPAEALEFGRINGFAVDRMSVGDGVRWTSGVTVHR, from the coding sequence GTGAACCACAAACTGCCCCCCGGGTTGACCGCCACCGCCGTGGTGGCGGCGTCGAGCGCCAACCTCGGGCCCGGTTTCGACAGCATGGGCGTCGCGTTGAGCCTGTACGACGAGATCATCGTCGAGACAACCGAATCCGGGCTCGTCGTCGAGGTCGAGGGGCAGGGTGCCGGCCAGGTGCCGCTGGACGGTTCACATCTGGTGGTCCGCGCCATCGAACGCGGCCTGGTCGCGACGGGAACCGTCGCCGGCGGGCTACGGGTGCGGTGCCGCAACGACATCCCGCACTCCCGCGGGTTGGGATCGTCGGCCGCGGCCGTCGTCGGCGGGCTTGCTGCGGCCAACGGGCTTGCCGCGCAAGCTGATTACCCGATGATGACCGAAGACGAGATGGTGCAGATCTCCTCGGAGTTCGAGGGGCATCCCGACAATGCGGCGGCCGCGGTGCTCGGCGGTGCGGTGGTGTCCTGGACCGAGGTGTGCGGGTCGTCCCGGCGCTACGCGGCAGCGCCCATCAGTCTGCACCCGGACATCAACCTGTTCGCCGCCGTTCCTCAGGTGCGTTCCTCGACCGCCGAGACCCGGGCGGTGCTGCCCGACCAGGTCAGCCACACCGATGCGCGGTTCAACCTGAGCCGCTCGGCGCTGCTGGTGGTCGCGCTGACCCAACGCCCCGACCTGTTGATGGCCGCCACCGAGGATGTGCTGCATCAACCGCAGCGCGCCTCGGCGATGCCCGCCTCCGCGGAATACCTGACGGTGTTGCGGCGTTGTGGCGTGGCAGCAGTGCTGTCAGGTGCTGGACCTGCGGTTCTGGCGATGAGTACGGACGCCGAATTGCCGGCTGAAGCTCTCGAGTTCGGCCGGATCAACGGCTTCGCGGTCGACCGGATGTCGGTCGGTGACGGCGTCAGGTGGACCTCCGGCGTGACGGTTCACCGGTAA
- the thrC gene encoding threonine synthase: MSTTAPQAVHQPWPGLIAAYRDRLPVEDDWTAITLREGGTPLLPAPRLSDYTGCTVHLKVEGLNPTGSFKDRGMTMAVTEAVARGQQAVLCASTGNTSASAAAYAARAGITCAVLVPQGKIAMGKLAQAVMHGAKIIQIDGNFDDCLELARKLTSDFPTVSLVNSVNPFRIEGQKTAAFEIVDALGDAPDVHALPVGNAGNITAYWKGYTEYHRDGLATRLPRMIGTQAAGAAPLVLGEPVSDPETIATAIRIGSPASWSSAVEAQQQSDGRFLAATDEEILAAYHLVARAEGVFVEPASAASIAGLLKAIEDGLVARGSTVVCTVTGNGLKDPDTALKGMPAVIPVPVDPVAVVAKLGLV, from the coding sequence GTGAGCACCACTGCGCCACAGGCTGTGCACCAGCCCTGGCCCGGCCTGATCGCCGCCTACCGGGACCGGTTGCCCGTCGAGGACGACTGGACGGCGATCACGCTGCGCGAGGGCGGCACCCCGCTGCTGCCCGCGCCGCGACTGTCGGACTACACCGGCTGCACCGTGCACCTCAAGGTCGAGGGACTCAACCCGACCGGCTCGTTCAAGGACCGCGGCATGACCATGGCGGTGACCGAGGCGGTCGCCCGCGGTCAGCAAGCCGTGCTGTGCGCCTCGACGGGCAACACCTCGGCCTCGGCGGCCGCCTATGCCGCGCGCGCCGGCATCACGTGCGCGGTGCTGGTGCCCCAGGGCAAGATCGCGATGGGCAAGCTCGCCCAGGCCGTCATGCACGGCGCGAAGATCATCCAGATCGACGGCAACTTCGACGACTGCCTGGAACTGGCCCGCAAGCTGACCTCGGACTTCCCGACGGTGTCACTTGTCAACTCGGTCAACCCGTTCCGCATCGAAGGTCAGAAGACCGCGGCGTTCGAGATCGTCGACGCGCTCGGTGACGCCCCGGATGTGCACGCACTTCCCGTGGGCAACGCCGGCAACATCACCGCGTACTGGAAGGGCTACACCGAGTACCACCGCGACGGTCTGGCCACCCGGCTGCCGCGCATGATCGGCACTCAGGCCGCCGGCGCGGCGCCGCTGGTGCTCGGTGAACCGGTCAGCGATCCCGAGACCATCGCCACCGCGATCCGCATCGGCTCACCGGCGTCGTGGAGTTCTGCGGTCGAGGCCCAGCAGCAGTCCGATGGGCGCTTTCTGGCCGCCACCGACGAGGAGATCCTGGCCGCCTACCATCTGGTCGCGCGCGCCGAAGGCGTGTTCGTCGAACCCGCGTCGGCGGCCAGCATCGCCGGACTGCTCAAGGCGATCGAGGACGGCCTGGTGGCCCGCGGGTCGACCGTGGTGTGCACGGTGACCGGCAACGGCCTCAAGGATCCCGACACCGCGCTCAAGGGCATGCCGGCCGTCATCCCCGTCCCCGTCGACCCGGTGGCCGTGGTCGCCAAACTGGGTCTGGTCTGA
- a CDS encoding homoserine dehydrogenase — protein sequence MSAPVGTKTDKEIGVAVLGLGNVGSEVVRIIDDSAADLCARVGAPLVVRGIGVRRIADDRGVPTELLTDNIEGLVSREDVDIVVEVMGPVEPARKAILSALEQGKSVVTANKALMAVAAGEIASAAESANVDLYFEAAVAGAIPVIRPLTQSLAGDSVLRVAGIVNGTTNYILSEMGSTGADYAGALADASALGYAEADPTADVEGYDAAAKAAILASIAFHTRVTADDVYREGMTKVSAADFASARALGCTIKLLAICERLTDKTGQQSVSARVYPALVPLDHPLASVNGAFNAVVVEAEAAGRLMFYGQGAGGSPTASAVLGDLVMAARNRVSGGRGPRDSNYAKLPIAPIGVIPTRYYVNMNVADRPGVLAAVAAEFSQHEVSIAEVRQEGMVDEGGQRCGARIVVVTHQATDAALSETVAALSDLEVVQSINSVLRMEGTTE from the coding sequence GTGAGCGCACCCGTCGGCACGAAGACCGACAAAGAAATTGGCGTGGCCGTCCTCGGTCTGGGGAACGTCGGCAGCGAGGTCGTACGCATCATCGACGACAGCGCCGCCGATCTGTGCGCGCGGGTCGGGGCGCCCCTGGTGGTGCGCGGCATCGGCGTGCGCCGCATCGCCGACGACCGCGGAGTTCCCACCGAGCTGCTGACCGACAACATCGAAGGTCTGGTCTCCCGCGAGGACGTCGACATCGTCGTCGAGGTGATGGGCCCGGTCGAGCCGGCCCGCAAGGCCATCCTGTCCGCGCTCGAACAGGGCAAGTCGGTGGTCACGGCCAACAAGGCGCTGATGGCGGTGGCGGCGGGGGAGATCGCCTCGGCCGCCGAGAGCGCCAACGTCGACCTGTACTTCGAGGCCGCCGTCGCCGGGGCAATCCCGGTCATCCGGCCGCTGACCCAGTCGCTGGCCGGCGACTCCGTGCTGCGGGTGGCGGGCATCGTCAACGGCACGACCAACTACATCCTCTCCGAGATGGGCAGCACGGGCGCCGACTACGCCGGCGCGCTGGCCGACGCCAGCGCTCTGGGCTATGCCGAGGCCGACCCCACGGCCGATGTCGAGGGTTATGACGCCGCCGCCAAGGCCGCGATCCTGGCCTCGATCGCGTTCCACACCCGCGTCACCGCCGACGACGTCTACCGCGAGGGCATGACGAAGGTCTCCGCGGCCGACTTCGCCTCCGCGCGGGCGCTGGGATGCACGATCAAGCTGCTGGCCATCTGTGAGCGGCTCACGGACAAGACCGGCCAGCAGAGCGTCTCGGCGCGCGTGTATCCCGCGCTGGTTCCGCTGGATCATCCGCTGGCCTCGGTCAACGGCGCGTTCAACGCGGTCGTCGTCGAAGCCGAGGCGGCCGGGCGGCTGATGTTCTACGGCCAGGGCGCCGGGGGATCGCCGACCGCCTCGGCGGTGTTGGGCGATCTGGTCATGGCGGCCCGCAACCGGGTCTCCGGCGGGCGCGGACCACGGGACTCCAACTACGCTAAGCTGCCGATCGCGCCCATCGGCGTGATACCCACGCGCTACTACGTGAACATGAACGTCGCCGACCGTCCGGGTGTGCTCGCGGCGGTCGCCGCCGAGTTCAGCCAGCACGAGGTCAGCATCGCCGAGGTGCGCCAGGAGGGCATGGTCGACGAAGGCGGACAGCGCTGCGGAGCGCGCATCGTCGTCGTCACCCACCAGGCGACGGACGCCGCGCTGTCGGAAACCGTTGCCGCACTGTCCGATCTGGAGGTCGTGCAGAGCATCAACAGCGTGCTGCGGATGGAAGGGACCACCGAGTGA
- the lysA gene encoding diaminopimelate decarboxylase, whose product MIAHPAGPRHAEEVHHAGAPDRPRTAAEVLTLAPNVWPHNTVRGDDGVVSIAGVAVTDIAAEFGTPVFVIDEADFRSRCQEIARAFGGGEHVHYAAKSFLCTEIARWVAEEGLSLDVASGGELAVALHAGFPPERIALHGNNKSVAELTAAVKNGVGHVVVDSMIEIERLDEIAGEAGVVQDVLVRVTVGVEAHTHEFISTAHEDQKFGLSLATGAAMDAVRRVFATDHLRLVGLHSHIGSQIFDVAGFELAAHRVIGLLRDVVAEFGIDKTSQMSIVDLGGGLGISYLPQDNPPPMGELADKLLAIVRDESAAVGLPAPNLVVEPGRAIAGPGTITLYEVGTTKDVAVSSSAHRRYVSVDGGMSDNIRTSLYGAEYDVRLLSRTTEAAPTLSRVVGKHCESGDIVVRDAWLPDDVAPGDLLGVAATGAYCYSMSSRYNLIGRPAVVAVRDGQVRLVLRRETVDDLLSLEVR is encoded by the coding sequence GTGATCGCCCACCCTGCCGGCCCCCGGCACGCCGAGGAGGTGCACCACGCCGGCGCCCCCGACCGCCCGCGCACCGCGGCCGAGGTGCTGACGCTGGCCCCGAACGTGTGGCCGCACAACACCGTTCGCGGCGACGACGGTGTCGTCTCGATCGCCGGGGTGGCGGTCACCGACATCGCCGCCGAGTTCGGCACACCGGTGTTCGTGATCGACGAGGCCGACTTCCGTAGCCGCTGCCAGGAGATCGCCCGCGCCTTCGGCGGCGGGGAACACGTGCACTACGCCGCGAAGTCGTTCCTGTGCACCGAGATCGCCCGCTGGGTCGCCGAGGAGGGGCTCTCTCTCGACGTGGCCAGCGGTGGCGAGCTGGCCGTGGCGCTGCACGCCGGCTTCCCGCCGGAGCGAATCGCCCTGCACGGCAACAACAAATCGGTCGCCGAGCTGACCGCGGCCGTCAAGAACGGTGTCGGTCACGTCGTCGTCGACTCCATGATCGAGATCGAGCGACTCGATGAGATCGCCGGTGAGGCCGGCGTCGTCCAGGACGTGTTGGTGCGGGTGACCGTCGGGGTCGAGGCGCACACCCACGAATTCATCTCCACCGCCCACGAGGACCAGAAGTTCGGGCTGTCCCTGGCCACCGGCGCGGCCATGGATGCCGTGCGCCGGGTGTTCGCGACCGATCACCTGCGCCTGGTCGGCCTGCACAGCCACATCGGCTCGCAGATCTTCGACGTGGCCGGGTTCGAACTGGCCGCCCACCGGGTCATCGGTCTGCTGCGCGACGTGGTCGCCGAATTCGGGATCGACAAGACCTCGCAGATGTCCATCGTCGACCTGGGCGGCGGCCTGGGCATCTCCTATCTGCCGCAGGACAATCCGCCGCCGATGGGCGAACTGGCGGACAAGCTGCTGGCCATCGTTCGCGACGAGTCGGCCGCCGTCGGCCTGCCGGCCCCGAACCTGGTCGTCGAGCCGGGCCGCGCCATCGCCGGGCCGGGCACCATCACGCTCTACGAGGTCGGCACCACCAAGGACGTCGCGGTCAGCTCCAGCGCGCACCGCCGCTACGTCAGCGTCGACGGCGGGATGAGCGACAACATCCGCACCTCCCTGTACGGCGCGGAATACGATGTGCGGCTGTTGTCACGGACCACCGAGGCCGCCCCGACGCTGTCGCGGGTGGTGGGCAAGCACTGCGAAAGCGGTGACATCGTGGTGCGCGACGCGTGGCTGCCCGACGACGTCGCGCCGGGTGACCTGCTCGGCGTCGCCGCCACGGGCGCATACTGCTACTCGATGTCGAGCCGATACAACCTGATCGGCCGGCCGGCCGTGGTGGCCGTGCGCGACGGGCAGGTCCGCCTGGTGCTGCGCCGGGAGACGGTCGACGATCTGTTGAGTTTGGAAGTGAGGTGA